Proteins encoded in a region of the Gaiellales bacterium genome:
- a CDS encoding UDP-glucose/GDP-mannose dehydrogenase family protein, with translation MKGNGNTRPVGVIGVGYVGLVTAACFAELGHEVVCLDVNKARIEALRNGTVPIYEPGVDRLLARNRARLRFTLDLDDLVGSCRIAFVCVDTPATASGDADLSRVRAVIDSLPETGERLVIVMKSTVPVGTGEKLRDDLDARGVGHVGYVSNPEFLREGRAVADFLEPDRIVIGAFADADARAVAGLYAGVRAPVITTDVASAEMIKYASNAFLATKISFINEIANVCEEMGADVGVVAQGMGLDARIGSHFLRPGIGYGGSCFPKDVKALKQLAGNSGYHFQLLTSVIEVNDLQKRRVVGKLERHLGSLRGTRIALLGLAFKADTDDMREASSLVLAARLRAEGATVVGYDPVAMQNAAELLGDEVELAGSMLEAVTGADAAVIVTEWGEFRQVCTRAVREAMRTPLVVDGRNLLDPARARAAGFAYESVGRPSAPAADAQRTTADADIAAR, from the coding sequence ATGAAGGGCAACGGGAACACGCGCCCGGTCGGCGTCATCGGCGTCGGCTACGTCGGCCTGGTCACGGCGGCGTGCTTCGCCGAGCTCGGCCACGAGGTCGTCTGCCTCGACGTGAACAAGGCGCGGATCGAGGCGCTGCGAAACGGCACCGTGCCGATCTACGAGCCCGGCGTCGACCGCCTGCTGGCCCGCAACCGCGCACGGCTGCGGTTCACGCTCGACCTCGACGATCTGGTGGGGTCGTGCCGGATCGCCTTCGTGTGCGTCGACACGCCCGCCACCGCCTCGGGCGACGCCGATCTCTCCCGCGTGCGCGCGGTCATCGACAGCCTGCCCGAGACCGGCGAGCGGCTGGTGATCGTCATGAAGAGCACCGTCCCCGTCGGCACGGGGGAGAAGCTGCGCGACGATCTCGACGCCCGTGGCGTCGGCCACGTCGGCTACGTGTCCAACCCCGAGTTTTTGCGCGAGGGCCGGGCCGTCGCCGACTTCCTCGAGCCCGACCGCATCGTGATCGGGGCGTTCGCCGACGCCGACGCGCGCGCGGTCGCCGGCCTCTACGCCGGCGTGCGGGCGCCCGTGATCACCACAGACGTCGCCAGCGCCGAGATGATCAAGTACGCGTCGAACGCGTTCCTGGCCACGAAGATCTCGTTCATCAACGAGATCGCGAACGTGTGCGAGGAGATGGGCGCGGACGTCGGCGTCGTCGCCCAGGGGATGGGCCTCGACGCCCGCATCGGCAGCCACTTCCTGCGCCCGGGCATCGGGTACGGCGGCAGCTGCTTCCCCAAGGACGTGAAGGCGCTCAAGCAGCTGGCCGGAAACTCCGGCTACCACTTCCAGCTGCTCACCTCGGTGATCGAGGTGAACGACCTGCAGAAGCGGCGGGTGGTGGGGAAGCTCGAGCGCCACCTCGGCTCGCTGCGGGGGACGCGGATCGCCCTGCTCGGGCTCGCCTTCAAGGCCGACACCGACGACATGCGCGAGGCCTCGAGCCTGGTGCTGGCCGCCCGGCTGCGGGCGGAGGGCGCGACCGTCGTCGGCTACGACCCGGTGGCCATGCAGAACGCGGCCGAGCTGCTCGGCGACGAGGTCGAGCTGGCCGGCTCGATGCTCGAGGCGGTCACGGGGGCCGATGCCGCCGTGATCGTGACCGAGTGGGGCGAGTTCCGGCAGGTGTGCACCCGGGCCGTGCGCGAGGCGATGCGGACGCCGCTCGTGGTCGACGGGCGCAACCTGCTCGACCCGGCCCGGGCCCGCGCGGCCGGGTTCGCCTACGAGTCGGTCGGGCGGCCGTCGGCCCCCGCCGCAGATGCCCAGCGGACGACGGCCGACGCCGACATCGCAGCTCGGTGA
- a CDS encoding LCP family protein — translation MLLVVAAALFYMFYGDYNKLTSPPKAFVQAEQSIDPLLPEANAPAIALVIGSDHRYTDGSAPARSDTLMLVRIDPRTHLISLLSLPRDLWVDIPGFGQDKINAAFSDGGPKTVVQTVKQLTGLKVNYLIGVNFHSFTSLVNDMGGVYVPVDQAYVHTQAENEALPEGERWSVINVLPGYQLLTGKNALAFSRFRHTDSDFYRNARQQTFLHAFEQKAAQRFHGISLSDLGAIKDIIHTIASNVDIAGANGGIGLHTMLNYATLAYSSKHIIASRLQATTGMIGAASVVEATPQAIHQAVFAFTHPQDVPSPTNQLPSAPTKPKHKKHKFAPVVDPTTVSISVLNGTLKTGEAASTAQGLAKFGYKTSSGNAPTQTYNQTWVYYAPGNTKAAADVAHIIGGNAPTAPMPSTIASAEDVVVVVGNDFGGKLAIAAPKASTTNALPPDITPDGQAYLTEFRAMRGKVTFPLLYPTVTQDSSEVPSTDPIRAYHIPNAGHHWSSLYAYFDMPSRPGASWGIEETRFTDAPILADPSATRKIGHRTYRFYFNGSHIHMIAFTQSSTAYWVQNTLLDDLSNGDMIAIAKSLHPVP, via the coding sequence GTGCTCCTGGTGGTCGCCGCGGCCCTCTTCTACATGTTCTACGGCGATTACAACAAGCTCACGAGCCCGCCGAAGGCGTTCGTGCAGGCGGAGCAGAGCATCGACCCGCTCCTGCCCGAGGCGAACGCCCCGGCGATCGCCCTCGTGATCGGCTCCGACCACCGCTACACCGACGGCTCCGCGCCGGCCCGCTCCGACACCCTGATGCTGGTGCGGATCGACCCGCGCACGCACCTGATCTCGCTGCTCTCGCTGCCACGCGACCTGTGGGTCGACATCCCCGGCTTCGGCCAGGACAAGATCAACGCCGCCTTCTCGGACGGCGGGCCGAAGACGGTGGTGCAGACCGTCAAGCAGCTCACCGGTCTGAAGGTGAACTACCTGATCGGCGTCAACTTCCACAGCTTCACGAGCCTCGTGAACGACATGGGCGGCGTCTACGTCCCGGTCGACCAGGCCTACGTCCACACCCAGGCCGAGAACGAGGCCCTGCCGGAGGGCGAGCGCTGGTCGGTGATCAACGTCCTGCCGGGCTACCAGCTGCTCACGGGGAAGAACGCGCTCGCCTTCTCGCGCTTCCGCCACACCGACTCGGACTTCTACCGAAACGCCCGCCAGCAGACGTTCCTGCACGCCTTCGAGCAGAAGGCGGCGCAGCGCTTCCACGGCATCTCCCTGAGCGACCTCGGCGCGATCAAGGACATCATCCACACCATTGCCTCGAACGTCGACATCGCCGGCGCGAACGGCGGCATCGGCCTGCACACCATGCTGAACTACGCGACGCTGGCCTACTCGAGCAAGCACATCATCGCGTCGCGCCTGCAGGCGACGACCGGCATGATCGGCGCCGCGTCGGTGGTCGAGGCGACGCCGCAGGCGATCCACCAGGCCGTCTTCGCGTTCACCCATCCGCAGGACGTGCCCTCGCCCACGAACCAGCTGCCCAGCGCGCCCACCAAGCCGAAGCACAAGAAGCACAAGTTCGCGCCCGTGGTCGACCCGACGACGGTCTCGATCTCGGTGCTGAACGGCACGCTCAAGACCGGTGAGGCCGCCTCGACCGCCCAGGGGCTGGCGAAGTTCGGCTACAAGACCTCGTCGGGGAACGCGCCCACGCAGACCTACAACCAGACCTGGGTCTACTACGCGCCGGGCAACACGAAGGCGGCCGCCGACGTCGCGCACATCATCGGCGGCAACGCGCCCACCGCGCCGATGCCGTCCACGATCGCCTCGGCCGAGGACGTCGTCGTGGTGGTCGGGAACGACTTCGGCGGCAAGCTCGCGATCGCCGCCCCGAAGGCGTCGACGACGAACGCGCTCCCGCCCGATATCACGCCGGACGGCCAGGCCTACCTGACCGAGTTCCGCGCCATGCGGGGCAAGGTCACCTTCCCGCTGCTCTATCCGACGGTGACCCAGGACAGCTCCGAGGTGCCGTCGACCGACCCGATCCGGGCGTACCACATCCCCAACGCCGGGCACCATTGGAGCTCGCTCTACGCATACTTCGACATGCCGAGCCGGCCGGGGGCGAGCTGGGGGATCGAGGAGACCCGCTTCACCGACGCGCCGATCCTGGCCGACCCGAGCGCGACGCGGAAGATCGGCCACCGCACCTACCGCTTCTACTTCAACGGCAGCCACATCCACATGATCGCCTTCACGCAGAGCAGCACCGCCTACTGGGTGCAGAACACGCTCCTGGACGACCTCTCGAACGGGGACATGATCGCGATCGCGAAGTCGCTGCACCCCGTGCCATGA
- a CDS encoding M20/M25/M40 family metallo-hydrolase: MSGVDDLALAERLIGFDTSTEEGIRGAVGFLLGWLEGQAIRHEVTEVNGRPAVVATVGEGPRTLILSAHVDVVPGDPAQFEPRRDDACLYGRGAYDMKGALAAMLGALVDLAGAPRRLQGMRVKLLIAPDEESDAATLNTKATARLADAGNLGEFAICGEPTDLQIGVQAKGALVVRFEVHGRAAHGSTPWLGENAVLKAIDLYRRIGDLPFASERSELFDGPSVSLGRIAGGKAVNAVPDTCRIDVDIRHLPTQDPQEVMRQLRTLHAEPQLLYQVPAAQLNPYHDHVKLLRHVVRGHREGRAIGVGRHGASDAVLFLERGIPCVEFGPSGAGHHGPDEHVEIASLATYRRILVEFAQALATPPAA; the protein is encoded by the coding sequence GTGAGCGGTGTCGACGATCTTGCCCTGGCCGAGCGGCTGATCGGGTTCGACACCTCGACCGAGGAGGGGATCCGGGGGGCGGTGGGGTTCCTGCTCGGGTGGCTCGAGGGACAGGCGATCCGGCACGAGGTGACGGAGGTGAACGGCCGGCCGGCCGTCGTGGCGACCGTCGGGGAGGGGCCGCGCACGCTCATCCTGAGCGCGCACGTCGACGTGGTCCCCGGCGATCCGGCCCAGTTCGAGCCGCGCCGCGACGACGCCTGCCTCTACGGCCGCGGCGCGTACGACATGAAGGGCGCGCTGGCCGCGATGCTCGGCGCGCTCGTCGACCTCGCCGGGGCGCCACGGCGGCTCCAGGGCATGCGCGTGAAGCTCCTGATCGCCCCGGACGAGGAGTCCGACGCCGCGACGCTGAACACGAAGGCGACCGCCCGCCTGGCGGACGCCGGCAACCTGGGCGAGTTCGCGATCTGCGGCGAGCCGACCGACCTCCAGATCGGCGTCCAGGCCAAGGGCGCGCTCGTCGTCCGCTTCGAGGTGCACGGCCGCGCCGCTCACGGCAGCACCCCCTGGCTGGGCGAGAACGCCGTCCTCAAGGCCATCGACCTCTACCGCCGCATCGGCGACCTGCCGTTCGCCTCGGAGCGCTCCGAGCTCTTCGACGGCCCCTCGGTCAGCCTCGGCCGCATCGCCGGCGGCAAGGCGGTGAACGCCGTCCCGGACACCTGCCGGATCGACGTCGACATCCGCCACCTGCCGACACAGGATCCGCAGGAGGTGATGCGCCAGCTGCGCACCCTGCACGCCGAGCCCCAGCTGCTCTATCAGGTGCCCGCCGCCCAGCTGAACCCCTACCACGACCACGTGAAGCTGCTGCGGCACGTCGTCCGCGGCCACCGCGAGGGCCGCGCGATCGGGGTCGGTCGCCACGGCGCGTCCGACGCCGTGCTCTTCCTCGAACGGGGCATCCCGTGCGTCGAATTCGGCCCGTCCGGCGCCGGCCACCACGGCCCCGACGAACACGTCGAGATCGCCTCGCTCGCCACCTACCGGCGCATCCTCGTCGAGTTCGCGCAGGCCCTGGCGACCCCGCCCGCGGCCTAG
- a CDS encoding transposase: MPRAARIRSSDCLYHVTARGNGRIPILATDADRRVLLATLRDAVGEFGWRCHSYCVMNTHYHLLLETPKVNLPEGMQWLNGTYGTRFNSAHDRSGHVFQGRYDARLIRGHEHALEVSRYIPLNPVRAGGCTDPSQWPWSSFRATIGMAPVPPFLSTGSVLRWFGEGAAARAAYRAFVLEGIGVRDPRSAALARILGGSTSDRIRYAHEECGYPLREIADHIGVHHTTLMRRLRADAPKGV, translated from the coding sequence GTGCCGCGAGCGGCCCGTATCCGAAGCTCGGATTGCCTGTACCACGTAACGGCTCGTGGGAACGGGCGCATTCCGATTCTTGCGACAGACGCGGACCGCCGGGTACTCCTGGCGACGCTCAGAGACGCTGTAGGCGAGTTCGGCTGGCGCTGTCATTCGTATTGCGTCATGAACACCCACTACCACCTGCTGCTCGAGACGCCGAAAGTGAATCTGCCCGAGGGCATGCAATGGCTTAACGGCACGTACGGGACGCGATTCAACTCGGCACACGACCGCTCGGGGCACGTGTTCCAAGGCCGCTACGACGCGCGCCTGATTCGCGGCCACGAGCACGCGCTCGAAGTCAGCCGCTACATCCCCCTAAACCCGGTCCGGGCAGGAGGGTGCACAGATCCCTCTCAGTGGCCATGGTCGAGCTTCCGGGCGACGATCGGTATGGCACCGGTCCCACCGTTCCTTTCGACTGGGTCGGTGCTCAGGTGGTTCGGTGAAGGGGCCGCGGCGCGCGCCGCCTATCGCGCGTTCGTTCTTGAAGGGATCGGCGTCCGCGATCCTCGGAGCGCAGCGCTGGCAAGAATCCTCGGAGGGTCGACGTCGGACCGCATCCGGTACGCCCATGAGGAGTGCGGATACCCCCTGCGCGAGATCGCCGACCACATCGGCGTACACCACACCACCCTCATGAGGCGGCTTCGAGCGGACGCACCAAAAGGGGTCTGA